A genomic region of Persephonella marina EX-H1 contains the following coding sequences:
- a CDS encoding ArsR/SmtB family transcription factor, translated as MMEEQTFENNRWQDEEFLEENADLLKALAHPSRLKIIGFLSSGKKCVKHIWEALDLPQPNVSQHLSVLRNKGILGYKREGSIVCYYIKNKKALEIYKLLLKED; from the coding sequence ATGATGGAAGAACAAACCTTTGAAAACAACAGATGGCAGGATGAAGAATTTTTAGAGGAGAATGCTGATCTTTTAAAAGCCCTCGCCCATCCAAGCAGACTCAAGATCATAGGATTTCTAAGCTCAGGTAAGAAATGTGTGAAGCATATCTGGGAAGCTCTTGACCTGCCCCAGCCGAACGTTTCACAGCACTTGTCTGTACTTAGAAATAAGGGTATACTAGGGTATAAAAGAGAAGGTTCTATCGTTTGTTACTACATAAAGAACAAAAAAGCTCTTGAAATCTATAAGCTATTACTAAAGGAGGATTAA
- the trxA gene encoding thioredoxin: protein MAGKVCIVNESNWEQEVLNSELPVLVDFWAPWCGPCRLIAPVIEELAEELEGKAKICKLNTDENPNIAMKYGIRAIPTIMVFKNGQVVDTKVGVQPKEVLKSLLV from the coding sequence ATGGCTGGCAAAGTATGCATAGTAAATGAATCCAACTGGGAGCAGGAAGTTCTCAATTCTGAATTACCTGTTCTTGTTGATTTCTGGGCACCATGGTGTGGACCTTGTAGATTAATAGCTCCTGTTATAGAAGAACTTGCAGAAGAGCTTGAGGGAAAGGCAAAAATATGCAAACTCAACACAGATGAAAATCCAAATATCGCAATGAAATATGGAATAAGGGCTATACCAACAATAATGGTATTCAAAAACGGTCAGGTTGTTGATACAAAAGTTGGCGTTCAGCCCAAGGAAGTATTAAAAAGCCTCCTTGTTTAA
- a CDS encoding LpxI family protein produces MRKVGLIAGSGELPLEFARSASEKGIHVTVLAIKKTTDRNIEKYGKTHWLNFGEAQKLIDLLKKEGIKDLVMLGKIEHYSLIFSLHKLDKRAREFFSKLKDKRAKTILEAVMDELSKEGFSFIDPTPYLENLLIEEGLIAGRIEDKRLMNDALFGLKIAKEIAQLDIGQTVVVKDGIVIAVEGIEGTDKCIIRGGELGGEGTVVCKVARKNQDMRYDVPVIGTKTLKSMKKAKARLLAVEAGKTFLLEREKFKKLAEKFGIAVIGFRI; encoded by the coding sequence ATGAGAAAAGTTGGTCTGATTGCAGGTTCAGGAGAACTGCCTTTAGAGTTTGCAAGATCAGCATCTGAAAAAGGAATCCATGTAACAGTACTCGCCATTAAAAAGACCACAGACAGAAATATTGAGAAATATGGAAAAACCCACTGGCTCAACTTTGGAGAGGCTCAAAAACTTATAGATCTCTTAAAAAAAGAGGGTATAAAAGATCTTGTAATGTTAGGAAAGATTGAACATTACTCACTTATATTCTCTCTGCACAAACTTGATAAAAGGGCCAGGGAGTTCTTCTCAAAATTAAAAGACAAAAGAGCAAAAACAATACTTGAAGCTGTAATGGATGAGCTTTCAAAGGAAGGATTCAGCTTTATAGACCCAACACCATATCTGGAAAATCTTTTAATAGAAGAAGGCCTGATAGCAGGTAGAATTGAGGACAAAAGGCTTATGAATGACGCCCTTTTTGGTCTAAAGATAGCAAAGGAGATAGCCCAGCTTGATATAGGACAGACTGTAGTTGTTAAAGATGGGATAGTTATTGCCGTTGAGGGAATAGAAGGAACTGATAAATGTATAATCAGAGGTGGTGAACTTGGTGGAGAGGGAACTGTGGTATGTAAAGTTGCAAGGAAAAATCAGGATATGAGATACGATGTCCCTGTTATAGGAACAAAAACATTAAAAAGTATGAAAAAGGCAAAAGCCAGACTTTTGGCTGTGGAAGCTGGCAAAACATTCCTTTTAGAGAGAGAAAAATTTAAAAAACTTGCAGAAAAATTCGGTATTGCTGTAATTGGATTCAGGATCTAA
- a CDS encoding TonB-dependent receptor, whose translation MRKGLPLLSALLITGLVSAQEVIKLEKTQITATRVERAELDIPAGVETVTKEEIEMERQYNISEVLEGLPGVQATTKNGGYDVRLIIRGGGLKAPYAVREINILLDGVPITDPDGLTRLDFVDPQLLEQIDIVKGPNSTLYGANSAGGVVNFITINPFKFQGFKVRAGYGNYGTYMYRLLYGGNNGRGLFYNTSISYRKSDSWREWNRFETFQTTTKLGWLIDDSSSFETTVSFTKSDLQLPGSLDKDEFEQDPSQQTSSPWRRSGRYSRIFFWSNRYTNEISENLTLKGTVYLQRWTHYHPVFGRVNDGGSYVGGIDAQIELKHKLFGKDSLLITGIQGRYDHYNSKRYTYQLCKLINGDIDYCSNATADNQIEYVLTDDRGLLYDDQKNRNYSLGVFAQETLKPTRKTIVDLGIRIDTVKFDIEKVSYFDLDYVYNRTYRYYGPYYIKYTSPIKEKASKTWNYISPRVGVVYKWTPDLSTYATVSTGFQTPQDSELLVNPDLDASNTVNYEAGLKAAGSRFYLSSAVYFMVTENEIVRTYTAEGDRMYLNAGKTHKKGFELDAKLKVLKGVFIGGSYTYYDFKYKTFVYTDSDGNRYDYSGNKMHYIPDYMYSLYTVGKLPAGFKFRIELNTWGSYYADDANTEKYSDYKNITNVMIGYEKGDKFEISLDIRNLFDKKYASQYLKTDWGYNIYPAPPRTYMLRASYKF comes from the coding sequence ATGAGGAAAGGTTTACCGCTACTATCAGCACTTTTAATCACAGGTCTTGTCTCAGCTCAGGAAGTTATAAAACTCGAGAAAACACAGATAACAGCAACAAGGGTTGAAAGGGCAGAGCTTGACATACCTGCCGGTGTTGAGACTGTCACAAAAGAAGAGATAGAGATGGAAAGGCAGTACAACATAAGCGAGGTTCTTGAAGGTCTGCCTGGTGTTCAGGCAACAACAAAAAATGGAGGGTATGACGTAAGACTGATTATAAGAGGTGGAGGACTGAAGGCCCCTTATGCTGTAAGGGAGATAAATATACTACTTGATGGAGTACCAATAACAGATCCAGACGGACTTACAAGACTTGATTTTGTGGATCCACAACTGCTTGAACAGATAGACATTGTTAAAGGTCCAAACTCAACACTTTACGGAGCAAACTCAGCCGGTGGTGTTGTCAATTTTATAACAATAAACCCTTTTAAATTTCAGGGATTTAAGGTAAGAGCTGGATATGGAAATTACGGAACGTATATGTACAGACTTCTTTATGGAGGGAACAACGGGAGAGGTCTTTTTTATAACACATCAATCTCTTACAGAAAGTCTGACTCCTGGAGGGAGTGGAACAGATTTGAGACTTTCCAGACCACAACAAAGTTAGGCTGGCTCATAGATGACTCATCTTCCTTTGAAACAACTGTAAGCTTCACAAAGTCTGATCTTCAGCTTCCGGGGAGTCTTGATAAGGATGAGTTTGAACAGGATCCTTCACAGCAGACATCAAGCCCCTGGAGAAGATCAGGAAGATACTCAAGGATATTTTTCTGGAGTAACAGATACACAAATGAGATATCAGAGAATCTGACATTAAAGGGAACTGTTTATCTGCAGAGGTGGACACATTACCATCCTGTTTTCGGGAGAGTTAATGATGGTGGTTCATACGTTGGTGGTATAGATGCACAGATTGAGCTGAAACATAAGCTCTTCGGTAAAGACTCTCTTCTGATCACAGGAATTCAGGGAAGATACGACCATTACAACTCAAAAAGGTACACCTACCAGCTGTGTAAGCTTATAAATGGAGATATTGATTACTGTTCCAATGCAACAGCTGACAACCAGATAGAGTATGTACTCACTGATGATAGAGGACTTCTTTATGATGATCAGAAAAATAGAAATTACAGTCTTGGCGTATTTGCACAGGAAACTTTAAAACCTACAAGAAAAACTATCGTTGATCTTGGAATAAGGATTGACACCGTCAAGTTTGATATTGAGAAGGTCTCATACTTTGATCTTGATTACGTTTACAACAGAACATACAGGTATTACGGACCCTACTATATTAAATACACATCTCCTATCAAAGAAAAAGCATCAAAAACATGGAACTATATAAGCCCAAGGGTTGGCGTCGTTTATAAATGGACACCTGATCTCTCAACATACGCAACAGTCTCTACAGGCTTCCAGACACCACAGGACAGTGAGCTTCTAGTTAATCCAGACCTGGACGCATCAAACACTGTGAATTACGAAGCGGGCCTTAAAGCTGCAGGAAGTAGATTTTACCTCAGCAGTGCTGTCTACTTTATGGTTACTGAAAATGAGATAGTCAGAACATACACAGCGGAAGGAGACAGAATGTATCTGAATGCTGGAAAGACACATAAAAAGGGATTTGAGCTTGATGCCAAGTTAAAAGTTTTAAAAGGGGTATTTATAGGTGGTTCTTACACATACTACGATTTCAAATATAAAACTTTTGTTTATACAGATAGTGACGGAAACAGATACGACTACAGCGGAAACAAGATGCACTACATACCGGACTATATGTACAGTCTATACACTGTAGGAAAACTTCCTGCTGGTTTTAAGTTCAGGATAGAGCTGAATACATGGGGGTCTTACTATGCCGATGATGCAAATACAGAAAAGTACAGCGATTACAAGAATATAACAAATGTTATGATCGGTTATGAGAAAGGAGACAAATTTGAGATCTCACTTGATATAAGAAATCTTTTTGATAAAAAGTACGCATCACAGTATCTGAAAACAGACTGGGGATACAACATATATCCAGCACCACCAAGAACTTACATGCTGAGAGCATCTTACAAATTTTAA
- a CDS encoding DUF2231 domain-containing protein, translated as MELNLVHAFFGRFGVLIPLLGLFFEIGALISHKDILFKFSGYLVILGSILALLAGFTGFIEYNYLKAASENINRFSFHIVTGTLLTGLFLLILALRSYLLVRDNERIATVYIFLYLTTVITNLISNEIIIHTLRGE; from the coding sequence TTGGAACTCAATCTTGTTCATGCTTTCTTCGGTAGGTTTGGAGTACTGATACCACTGCTTGGTCTGTTTTTTGAGATAGGAGCATTAATATCTCATAAGGATATTCTCTTTAAGTTTTCTGGATACCTTGTTATACTCGGCAGTATTCTCGCATTACTTGCAGGTTTTACAGGATTTATAGAGTATAACTACCTGAAGGCCGCAAGTGAGAACATAAATAGATTCAGCTTCCATATTGTAACAGGAACACTTCTTACTGGTTTATTCCTGCTGATACTGGCTTTAAGGTCATACCTGCTTGTAAGGGATAATGAGAGAATAGCAACAGTCTATATATTTCTCTACCTTACCACAGTTATAACAAACCTTATCAGTAATGAGATCATCATACACACATTACGTGGAGAGTAG
- a CDS encoding KamA family radical SAM protein, whose product MNFLPERYWQRFDLWKDIDENLWNNWKWQLKNRIKSIQELEKVFSIDKKKKEIFQKVSPVFHFGTTPYYISLVKKPDYTDPVFRQIFPSFEEIDPDIQNNGSNDPFNEERSPVEGITHRYPDRVLFRVTTFCSVYCRHCMRKRNFIYGERAKSKKDIDIMIEYIRKNRSIREVLISGGDPLTLPNKKLDYILGRLQGIKHVDIIRIGSREPVVNPFRFYDENLLELFERYDKLWIVTHFNHPNEITQETKKAVKNILSTGTPVLNQTVLLKGINDDKYIIEELMRSLLRVKIKPYYLFFCDPTKGVLHFRTDIKKGIEIMEYLRGRLSGLGIPTYAVDLPEGKGKVPLLPEYIVEINDKSTVFRNYEGEIVKTDIKWG is encoded by the coding sequence ATGAACTTCCTTCCTGAAAGATACTGGCAGAGGTTTGATCTGTGGAAAGATATAGATGAAAATCTCTGGAATAACTGGAAATGGCAGTTAAAAAACAGAATAAAAAGTATTCAGGAATTAGAAAAGGTCTTCAGTATAGACAAAAAAAAGAAGGAGATATTCCAGAAGGTCTCCCCAGTATTCCATTTTGGAACAACCCCGTATTATATCTCCCTTGTTAAAAAACCTGACTATACAGACCCTGTTTTCAGACAGATATTTCCATCCTTTGAAGAGATAGATCCCGATATCCAGAATAATGGGAGTAATGATCCATTTAATGAAGAGAGATCACCTGTAGAAGGTATAACACACAGATATCCTGACAGGGTTCTATTCAGGGTCACAACTTTCTGTTCTGTTTATTGCAGACACTGTATGAGAAAGAGGAACTTTATATACGGGGAAAGAGCTAAATCTAAAAAAGATATTGATATAATGATTGAATACATAAGGAAAAACAGGAGTATAAGGGAAGTTCTTATATCAGGTGGTGATCCTTTAACACTTCCAAATAAAAAGTTAGATTATATACTCGGCAGGTTACAGGGTATAAAGCATGTTGACATCATAAGGATAGGAAGCAGAGAACCTGTTGTTAACCCTTTCAGATTTTATGATGAGAACCTGCTTGAGCTTTTTGAAAGATACGACAAGTTATGGATAGTAACACATTTTAACCATCCAAATGAGATAACACAGGAGACAAAAAAAGCTGTAAAAAATATTCTCTCAACAGGAACACCTGTTCTAAACCAGACAGTCCTTTTAAAAGGGATAAATGATGATAAATACATTATTGAAGAACTTATGAGATCATTACTGAGAGTAAAGATAAAGCCCTACTACCTTTTTTTCTGCGATCCAACAAAAGGTGTTTTACATTTCAGAACTGATATCAAAAAAGGTATAGAGATTATGGAGTATCTAAGAGGAAGGCTGTCTGGACTTGGAATACCGACCTATGCTGTTGATCTTCCCGAGGGAAAGGGAAAGGTTCCTCTACTCCCTGAGTATATTGTTGAGATAAACGATAAATCAACAGTATTCAGAAATTATGAAGGAGAGATAGTAAAAACTGATATAAAATGGGGCTGA
- the hypA gene encoding hydrogenase maturation nickel metallochaperone HypA — MHEFSIVQSLLDLIEKNVRENNGKYVTKVVVKIGKMSGVEPHLLKIAFDTFKEGTVCEKARMEMIVQDVIARCKSCGKEFTVDNYSFVCPGCEGTDIDIVDGEDMYLISLEMEV, encoded by the coding sequence TTGCATGAGTTTTCTATTGTTCAGAGCTTGTTAGACCTTATTGAGAAGAATGTGAGAGAAAATAACGGGAAGTATGTAACAAAGGTTGTTGTCAAAATTGGGAAGATGTCCGGTGTTGAGCCTCATCTTCTAAAAATAGCCTTTGATACATTCAAAGAGGGAACTGTATGTGAAAAAGCCAGAATGGAGATGATAGTACAGGATGTTATCGCAAGATGTAAAAGCTGTGGTAAAGAGTTTACAGTTGATAATTACAGCTTTGTCTGCCCCGGGTGTGAAGGGACAGACATTGATATTGTAGATGGAGAGGATATGTATCTTATAAGTCTTGAGATGGAAGTCTGA
- a CDS encoding 4Fe-4S binding protein, with translation MKKFSDFPLIREKNDLLRFKLFRSTFGNVKFLNILRASLLLLTLYAIFFGLIHPDRKENIFTTALFWGLFWPFFMVITLPTVGNFFCMVCPHGFLSRKLSKSGLKLNLPKGLKNPYIGLGLNIILYWFILYTFPGVLREPLVTALFFLFFTLLAIAVSLIFTNGAYCRYFCPIGRVAPAFARVGFTWLSTYNRELCDSKCDKPDCAFACPYKLSPLKFDKNNSMDTCTLCMECANSCEGVKLSVRRWSHSLLKKIPKPQSWEVWVYIILLAVITITMRFHHGLGHSPVKESLPWVIIGKWLQETTGIGKPFDFVGLTALIMALLITLSLVLGGFYLTSRIINRSYRDVFLNLGYALAPLMIVGSLSHVCHFFFTHYYHEVINGFAQAFFLDFRVEPLADRKDTWLRIFNIFPFIAAFWSGYIMWRRLGFFEVKGFKKIVSYILSSGIIIFYLGLTVFILYVRYFGHTGHHH, from the coding sequence ATGAAAAAGTTTTCAGATTTCCCACTCATAAGAGAAAAGAATGATCTGCTGAGATTTAAACTTTTCAGATCAACCTTTGGTAATGTGAAGTTTTTAAATATACTCAGGGCATCTCTGCTGCTGCTAACCCTTTATGCTATCTTTTTTGGGCTTATTCATCCTGACCGTAAGGAAAATATATTTACGACAGCCCTCTTCTGGGGGCTGTTCTGGCCCTTTTTTATGGTCATAACTCTTCCAACAGTGGGAAACTTTTTCTGTATGGTATGTCCCCATGGATTTTTATCAAGAAAGTTAAGTAAATCAGGATTAAAGCTGAATCTTCCAAAAGGTTTAAAAAATCCTTATATAGGTCTTGGTCTTAACATTATACTTTACTGGTTTATACTTTACACATTTCCTGGAGTACTGAGAGAGCCTTTAGTCACAGCTCTTTTCTTTCTTTTCTTCACACTACTTGCGATAGCTGTCTCACTCATTTTTACAAATGGAGCATACTGCAGGTATTTCTGTCCTATAGGAAGGGTAGCTCCTGCTTTTGCAAGGGTAGGTTTTACTTGGCTCTCAACGTATAACAGGGAACTGTGTGACAGTAAATGCGATAAACCTGACTGCGCATTTGCATGTCCTTACAAGCTCAGTCCATTAAAGTTTGATAAGAATAACTCTATGGATACATGTACATTATGTATGGAATGTGCAAATAGCTGTGAAGGTGTTAAGCTCTCAGTCAGGAGATGGTCTCACAGTCTTTTAAAAAAGATACCAAAACCCCAGAGCTGGGAAGTATGGGTGTATATTATTCTCCTTGCTGTTATAACGATAACAATGAGATTTCACCACGGACTTGGACACTCACCTGTTAAAGAGAGCCTTCCCTGGGTGATAATCGGAAAATGGCTTCAGGAAACTACAGGCATAGGAAAACCTTTTGATTTTGTAGGCCTAACAGCATTAATAATGGCTCTACTCATAACCCTATCTCTTGTTCTAGGAGGATTTTATCTGACCTCAAGGATTATAAACAGATCATACAGGGATGTATTCCTTAATTTAGGATACGCACTTGCCCCATTGATGATCGTTGGTAGTCTTTCCCATGTTTGCCATTTCTTTTTCACCCATTACTACCATGAGGTTATAAACGGTTTTGCTCAGGCTTTCTTCCTTGATTTCAGAGTTGAACCTCTAGCAGACAGAAAAGATACGTGGCTCAGGATATTTAATATATTCCCATTTATAGCAGCATTCTGGAGCGGGTATATTATGTGGAGAAGGCTTGGATTTTTCGAGGTAAAAGGTTTTAAAAAGATAGTTTCATATATACTATCATCGGGAATAATTATATTCTATCTCGGGCTTACGGTATTTATACTTTACGTAAGATACTTTGGACATACAGGTCACCACCACTGA
- a CDS encoding CoB--CoM heterodisulfide reductase iron-sulfur subunit B family protein, with product MAELKYAFYTGCSAKGVAPELYNSTKLVAEKLGMELIELEAATCCGAGAVQEKDEFLALTINARNLALAEELGLDLLTICNTCTVMLRETKFKLDNDPELKDAVNEVLKEAGLEYKGTSEVTHFLWELIDGVGLDKIKEMVVRPLKEFKIAPFYGCHIIRPPYLIGYEDPDNPKSIEMLIEALGGNPTDHEAKLACCGFHSFWSAEEKVTLKLTAMDAESAKREKADFMVTPCPLCHTQLDAMQPEAEERMGTQIGMPVLHLPQMIGLAIGFKPEELGLNKHIVSTADIIQKVA from the coding sequence ATGGCAGAGCTTAAATACGCATTTTATACAGGATGTTCAGCAAAAGGGGTAGCTCCCGAGCTTTACAACTCAACAAAACTTGTGGCAGAAAAGCTTGGGATGGAGCTTATAGAACTTGAGGCTGCAACATGCTGTGGAGCAGGAGCTGTCCAGGAAAAGGATGAGTTCCTGGCATTAACGATAAATGCGAGGAATTTAGCCCTGGCAGAGGAGTTAGGGCTTGATCTTCTGACGATATGTAACACATGTACAGTTATGCTGAGAGAAACAAAGTTCAAGCTTGATAATGATCCGGAACTGAAAGATGCTGTTAATGAGGTATTAAAGGAAGCGGGTCTTGAATATAAAGGAACATCAGAGGTTACCCACTTCCTGTGGGAACTTATAGATGGCGTAGGTCTGGACAAGATAAAAGAGATGGTGGTAAGACCCTTAAAAGAGTTTAAGATAGCCCCATTTTACGGATGTCATATAATAAGACCTCCTTATCTTATAGGTTATGAAGATCCTGACAATCCAAAATCCATTGAGATGCTTATAGAAGCTTTAGGTGGAAATCCAACAGACCACGAGGCCAAACTTGCATGCTGTGGATTCCACTCATTCTGGTCAGCTGAAGAAAAGGTAACATTAAAACTGACAGCTATGGATGCTGAATCTGCAAAAAGAGAAAAAGCTGATTTTATGGTAACACCATGTCCTTTATGTCATACACAGCTTGATGCTATGCAGCCAGAAGCTGAGGAAAGAATGGGAACACAGATAGGAATGCCTGTTCTCCATCTGCCACAGATGATAGGCCTTGCTATAGGATTCAAACCTGAGGAGTTAGGTCTCAATAAACATATAGTTTCAACAGCAGATATAATTCAGAAAGTAGCTTAA
- the lpxA gene encoding acyl-ACP--UDP-N-acetylglucosamine O-acyltransferase, whose product MSVEIHPTSIVSPKAKLGVNVKIGPFCVIEEDVEIGDNTELESHVSVKRYTTIGSDCKIHEGSVIGGIPQHLGFKGEETYVRIGNNVTIREYVTIHRGTSFDDGITKIDDNSYLMAYVHIAHDCKVGHDTILANAVTLAGHVKIGNYVFIGGLTPIHQFCRVGDYAMVGGASAVDKDIPPYTRAAKNHVLLYGLNLVGLRRRGFSSEQIKILKEAYRILFRKSATIQEGIKEVEEKLPSTPEIQNLIEFVKTSKRGIAPEASKRG is encoded by the coding sequence TTGAGCGTAGAAATACATCCAACAAGTATTGTAAGTCCAAAAGCAAAACTAGGGGTCAATGTAAAGATTGGCCCCTTTTGTGTTATTGAGGAAGATGTTGAGATAGGAGATAACACAGAACTTGAATCCCATGTCTCAGTAAAAAGATACACAACAATCGGATCAGACTGTAAGATCCATGAAGGTTCAGTTATAGGGGGAATCCCACAGCATTTAGGATTTAAAGGTGAAGAAACGTACGTCAGAATAGGAAATAATGTAACTATAAGAGAGTATGTAACTATTCACAGGGGAACATCATTTGATGATGGTATAACAAAGATAGATGACAACAGTTATCTTATGGCCTATGTTCATATAGCACACGACTGTAAAGTTGGTCACGATACTATACTCGCAAACGCTGTTACACTGGCAGGACATGTAAAGATAGGAAACTACGTATTTATAGGTGGCCTTACACCTATCCATCAGTTCTGCAGGGTTGGTGATTATGCTATGGTAGGCGGAGCCTCTGCTGTTGATAAGGATATACCACCTTACACAAGAGCTGCAAAAAACCATGTTCTTCTTTACGGTCTTAATCTTGTAGGACTTAGAAGGAGAGGTTTCAGTTCTGAACAGATAAAGATACTGAAAGAAGCATACAGGATACTCTTTAGAAAATCAGCAACGATCCAGGAAGGGATAAAAGAGGTTGAAGAAAAGCTTCCAAGCACACCTGAGATCCAGAATCTTATAGAGTTCGTAAAAACGTCAAAAAGAGGTATAGCCCCTGAGGCATCCAAGAGAGGATGA
- a CDS encoding TIGR00725 family protein, whose amino-acid sequence MKQVTVIGGSQVNRNSDEYIFAYKLGKLLAENGCIVVCGGRTGVMEAVCKGAKESGGTTVGIMPSYEGYEANPYVDIKINTGMNWNRNPIVVASGDPVIAVGGNYGTLSEIAYAFILGKRVLGYKTHKIEGIITVNKPEDVLEFLR is encoded by the coding sequence ATGAAGCAGGTAACTGTAATAGGAGGATCGCAGGTAAACAGAAACTCAGATGAGTATATATTCGCCTATAAACTTGGTAAACTCCTTGCTGAGAATGGCTGTATCGTTGTTTGCGGTGGAAGGACTGGTGTGATGGAGGCTGTCTGCAAAGGAGCTAAAGAATCTGGTGGAACGACAGTTGGCATTATGCCTTCTTATGAAGGTTATGAGGCAAACCCTTATGTTGATATAAAGATAAATACAGGTATGAACTGGAACAGGAATCCTATAGTTGTTGCCTCAGGCGATCCTGTTATAGCTGTAGGTGGAAATTACGGGACACTTTCAGAGATAGCATACGCTTTTATCCTTGGAAAGAGGGTTTTAGGTTATAAAACACATAAGATTGAAGGGATTATTACTGTCAATAAACCTGAGGATGTTCTGGAATTTTTAAGATAA
- a CDS encoding FKBP-type peptidyl-prolyl cis-trans isomerase, translating into MKATSNKVVSFHYTLKDKETGEVLDSSQVHGQPLTVLFGANNIIPGLESRMEGMEVGETRTIEVPAAEAYGEKDPNLIQQAPREYFQGVELEKGLPLQAQTPEGQIINMIVVDFDENTVTVDLNHPLAGKDLIFKVEVTDVRDASLEEIKHGHAHGEGGHHH; encoded by the coding sequence ATGAAAGCCACATCAAACAAAGTAGTATCATTTCACTACACACTTAAAGACAAGGAGACAGGTGAAGTTCTTGACAGCAGTCAGGTTCACGGCCAGCCTCTAACAGTTCTCTTTGGAGCTAACAATATCATTCCAGGTCTTGAGTCAAGAATGGAAGGTATGGAGGTTGGAGAGACAAGAACTATAGAGGTTCCTGCAGCTGAAGCTTACGGTGAGAAGGATCCAAACCTCATCCAGCAGGCACCAAGAGAGTATTTTCAGGGTGTTGAGCTTGAGAAAGGTCTTCCACTTCAGGCACAGACTCCTGAAGGACAGATCATCAATATGATTGTTGTTGATTTTGATGAGAACACTGTAACTGTTGACCTTAACCATCCACTTGCTGGAAAGGATCTCATCTTTAAGGTTGAGGTTACAGATGTAAGGGATGCCTCACTTGAAGAGATAAAACACGGTCACGCACACGGTGAAGGCGGACACCATCATTAA